The Canis lupus dingo isolate Sandy chromosome 8, ASM325472v2, whole genome shotgun sequence genome has a segment encoding these proteins:
- the LOC112657850 gene encoding LOW QUALITY PROTEIN: BRCA1-associated RING domain protein 1-like (The sequence of the model RefSeq protein was modified relative to this genomic sequence to represent the inferred CDS: inserted 3 bases in 2 codons; substituted 1 base at 1 genomic stop codon), with product MPGGRRPRVRCGNQPRPAPAMEPXGRGAWAHSRAALDRLEELLLCSXSNILREPVCLGACEHIFCSNCVSDCIGTGCPVCYTPAWIQDVKINRQLDSMIQLCSTLRNLLHDDKLSDLKEDTSREKLFNDAENKKNSIKMWFSPRSKKVRYVVSKVSVQTHPQVISDENARQASMYEFVSTSPPTSVSERAKKARTRSRKKQKKKTLSEINQKWNLEAEKEDDELDSKEEFKEKLVSFCSQPSVNPNPQANGEIDLLASGSVTESQCFSSLAEVSLPLAEQIESPELESRNEELTPQKNLCENPLPPKQSLPSGHSGHRGQHSSRSSPISKRCRSSIPGTSSQHIVLSENKPLPGCSSPPSSKLKIGDTLRRKNSNLSVESMTLSPGTPPSALNNPSYRRMMSSPSATKLSPNSLTAVKRNHRGETLLHIASIKGDVPSVEYLLQNGSDPNVKDHAGWTPLHEACNHRHLKVVELLLQHQALVNTPGYQNDSPLHNAARNGHLEIVKLLLASGASRDAINIFGLRPVDYADNENMKSLLLLPEKNESSSTRHYSVPNTGQRRDGPLVLIGSGLSSEQKMLSELAAILKAKKCAEFDNTVTHVIVPGDTVQSTLKCMLGILNGCWILKFEWVKACLQRKACEQEEKYEIPEGPHRSRLNKEQLLPKLFDGCYFYFGGTFKHHPKDNLIKFVTAAGGQVLSRKPKPDSDVTQTINTVAYHARPDFDQRFCTQYIIYEDLSNHHPKRVRQGKVXMAPSSWFIDCVMSFELLPLDS from the exons ATGCCGGGGGGCCGGCGGCCGAGGGTCCGCTGCGGGAACCAGCCTCGTCCCGCGCCCGCCATGGAGCC TGGCCGCGGGGCCTGGGCCCACAGCCGCGCCGCGCTCGACCGGCTGGAGGAGCTGCTGCTCTGCT CCTCTAATATTCTGAGGGAGCCTGTGTGTTTAGGAGCGTGTGAGCACATCTTCTGTAGTAATTGTGTAAGTGACTGTATTGGAACTGGCTGTCCAGTGTGTTACACCCCAGCGTGGATACAAGATGTGAAGATAAATAGACAATTGGACAGCATGATCCAGCTTTGTAGTACGCTTCGGAATTTGCTACATGATGATAAGCTTTCAGATTTGAAAGAAGACACATCTAGGGAAAAGTTATTTAATGATGCAGAAAATAagaagaattcaataaaaatgtggTTCAGTCCTCGAAGTAAGAAGGTCAGATATGTTGTGAGTAAAGTTTCAGTGCAAACCCATCCTCAAGTCATAAGTGATGAGAACGCTCGGCAGGCTTCAATGTACGAATTTGTTTCTACAAGTCCTCCAACAAGTGTTTCAGAGAGGGCTAAAAAGGCTCGTACAagatctagaaaaaaacaaaaaaagaaaactttat ccGAAATCAACCAAAAATGGAatttagaagcagaaaaagaagatgatgaaCTTGACTCCAAAGAGGAATTTAAGGAGAAGCTGGTGTCTTTCTGTAGCCAGCCATCTGTTAACCCTAATCCTCAGGCAAATGGTGAAATAGACTTACTTGCAAGTGGCTCTGTAACAGAGTCACAGTGTTTTAGCAGCTTAGCTGAAGTCTCTTTACCATTAGCTGAGCAAATAGAGTCTCCAGAATTGGAGAGCAGGAATGAAGAATTGACTCCCCAGAAGAATCTCTGTGAGAATCCTCTTCCACCTAAGCAGTCTTTGCCATCAGGTCACAGTGGGCACCGTGGGCAGCACAGCAGCCGGTCCAGTCCCATTTCTAAGAGATGCAGAAGCAGCATTCCTGGCACCAGTAGCCAGCACATAGTGCTTTCAGAAAACAAGCCATTGCCTGGCTGCTCTTCACCACCTTCAAGCAAACTTAAAATTGGTGACACATTAAGGAGGAAAAACAGTAATCTATCAGTTGAGTCCATGACCCTTTCACCAGGTACACCGCCTTCTGCCCTGAATAACCCAAGTTACAGACGGATGATGTCTAGCCCCTCAGCAACAAAGCTGTCACCCAATAGCCTTACAGCCGTGAAGAGAAATCATAGAGGAGAGACTCTGCTCCATATTGCTTCAATTAAGGGTGACGTACCTTCTGTTGAGTACCTCTTACAAAATGGAAGCGACCCAAATGTTAAAGACCATGCTGGATGGACACCATTGCATGAAGCCTGCAATCATAGGCACCTGAAGGTAGTGGAGTTGTTGCTGCAGCACCAGGCGTTGGTGAACACTCCTGGCTATCAGAACGACTCCCCGCTTCACAATGCTGCCAGGAACGGGCACTTGGAGATAGTCAAGCTCTTACTCGCCTCTGGAGCCTCCAGGGATGCCATTAACATATTTGGTTTGCGGCCTGTGGATTATGCAgacaatgaaaatatgaaatcacTATTGCTGCTACCAGAGAAGAATGAATCATCATCAACTCGCCATTACTCAGTACCAAACACTGGTCAGCGTAGGGATGGACCTCTTGTGCTTATAGGCAGTGGGCTTTCTTCAGAACAGAAAATGCTCAGTGAGCTTGCAGCAATTCTTAAGGCTAAAAAATGTGCTGAATTTGACAATACAGTAACTCATGTCATTGTTCCTGGGGATACAGTTCAAAGTACCCTGAAATGTATGCTTGGGATTCTCAATGGATGTTGGATCTTAAAATTTGAATGGGTGAAAGCATGTCTACAGAGAAAAGCATGTGAACAAGAGGAAAAATATGAGATACCTGAGGGACCCCATCGAAGCAGGCTCAACAAGGAACAGCTGCTGCCAAAGCTGTTTGACGGATGCTACTTCTATTTTGGGGGAACCTTTAAACACCATCCCAAGGACAACCTTATTAAGTTTGTCACTGCTGCTGGGGGCCAGGTCCTCAGTCGAAAGCCCAAGCCAGACAGTGATGTGACTCAGACCATCAATACGGTTGCGTACCACGCGAGACCAGATTTCGATCAGCGCTTCTGCACACAGTATATCATCTACGAAGATTTGTCTAATCATCACCCAAAGAGGGTTCGGCAGGGCAAAGTCTGAATGGCTCCTTCCAGCTGGTTTATAGATTGTGTGATGTCCTTTGAGTTGCTCCCTCTTGACAGCTGA